ATTCGCGGGAATTTCGTTGCTGGTCAATGAAGGAAGGATGCGCTTCGATCAGCAGAGTATCGCCACGCTGGAGTTCAATGTCACCAATTTTTTTGTTGATCCGCTGACCGTTGCGTGCCACGGCGATCACGGCAGCATTATAGTTCGAGCGAAATTTTGCCGTGCGAATGGACATGTTGATGAATCGAAAACTGTCAGAGACAACGGCCTCAATCAGGCAGCGCTCGGAGCGGGGGCCAGACAGTTTAAACAGCTGATCGGTGGCCGGTTTGAGCCCGGGGATTTTCTGCAGGTCAATGACCGATTCCACGACGCCGACAAATACGAGTTGGTCATTGGCGGCAAGGCGTTCATTGGAAGAAACGGCGGCGATCACATTATCCTGCCGATCAATTTCCATCAGGTACATACCCGGAAGATGTCGCAAGCCAGCCTGTTCGATAGTTTTTCCAATGAGCGGGCAGCCTGGTTCGACCACCATTTCGACGGTATATTCTCGCGGGTCATCCATGGGAGTAATCGCCGGTTTTCGTTCCGGAAGTAACCAGCGGGAAAAGACCAACAGGTAAATCAGACCGGCAATCATCACGGGGACGCCGACCCAGGCAATTTCGAACATGGAGAGTCCGGGATGATTGTCGTGCTCTTGCAGTAATCCGTCTACCACCAGCGTGGTACTCGTTCCGACCAGTGTGCATAAGCCGCCAAGAATCGCTGAATAACTTAAAGGGAGCATGAGGTGTGAAACCGAGATCCGCATTTTCTTGGCCCAGTCAGAAATGACGGGCATCATCATCGCGACGACAGGTGTGTTATTGAGGAACGCACTTAAGACTGCCGAGGGGAGCATGACGCGCGACTGGGCATCAGTTAGTGATTTCGGGCGACCGAGCAGCTGTTGACCGGTAAAAGCAAAGCCACCGGTCTGGCGAATCCCCTCACTGACCACAAATAGAAACGCGACTGCGATCAAGCCTTCATTGGCAAAGCCGGCGACGGCATCTTTGGCTTCGACCACATCAGTGATGACCAGAATGGTGAGCCCACCCATGAGAATCGTATCGGCGCCGGCACGTAGAAACGTAAGAGAGCCGATGACTCCTCCCAATACCAGGAACGTTACTACAATTTGCCAGTCCATGTCGGTTCAAAAACTTATAAACAATATGAAGGCGAAAGCCAGATGCTATTCATTGATTGCAAGTTCACCCAGAGTTTGAATCAACTCGGGATGGAGAGGTCCATTGGTTACGATGACTCCCTGATTATTTTTCAATTCGTAGCCTTGATCAAATTCCAGTGGTTTACCAGTGATATCCGTCACGGTACCGCCGGCCTCCTGCACCAGGAGCACACCGGCAGCATGGTCCCAGATTTTTTCGCGATAACCAACACGGGTAGGCAGACGCATGTAAATATCGGCGTTACCCTGAGCAACGACGGCATATTTGGCCTGACTGTCAAGTCTTCTGGGCTCTTTCTCAATGTCAAGTTTTTCTGCAACCTGTTGTGAGTGTCCATGCGAACTGTGTCCCGACTCGACCGATTCACAAAAGCGTGATTGCGAGAAGTCGTCAGTTGTGGTGACGCGAATTGGAAATGCTGCTTGCTCCTGATCATCCTGATTCAGGGGAATCGCAAAAGCGCCCTGGTCGGCGACAGTGTAGTAGAGTGTTCCCGTGACAGTTTCATCAATCGGGAAAGGCATATTAGGGCAACCTAATATGCCGAGCACAATCTTTCCGTCGACAATCAAGGCGAGTGAAACGGCATACTGTTCTTTGCGTAAAAAACCTTTGGTTCCGTCGATGGGGTCCAGAGTCCAGAAGCGGCTGCTATACTCTTTGGCGCCTCCATGATCGATCCAGCGGCAGACATTTTCAGGAGAGGTCTCCGGAATCTCCGCTTTGTTGAGTTCGGCTACGATCTTTTCCAGGAATTCGTGATTTTCTTCCAAGTGTAACTCAGCAGCGTCTTCTTCACCGATGATGGGATCTTGTGGAAATGCTTCGTTGAGTGCCCGACAGATGACAGCCTGACTGCTGAAATCGGCAATTGTCACCGGACTTTTGTCTTTTTTTTCCAGGACTTCATCGGTGATCGCTGCCTGGACTGAGCGGCAAATTTGAGAGGCCTGTTTGACTGCTGACAGAGCAATCTCTAATTCCCGTTGAAATGGTGTCGTCATAATAGTGCATCATTCACTGCGCTGGTATTGCTGCAGATTCCCAGGATTTGATGATGAAGTTTTCATTCAAGCCTTTACAAGAAGCTTTACTAGAGACTGGTCACAGTGGAAGAGTCACAGGTTCACTTTTTTCACAACTAAGCGCGACGGCTTCCGTAAACTCCATGTATTTGACACCCGTAGCGAAGTCGGTGTGGTGGACGATTTCTTCTCCACGGATGGCTCCGATAAACTCTGCTTCGACGCGCCAGCCTCCTTCTTCTTCTTTGGGGATATGGAGTTCCTTCAGTTCGTCTTCCCCCATATGACCGACAAAGATTTTTTCTTCCGGAGTAAAGTGCACCTTGATTGTTCCATGGCTGCCATAGAGGTGGATCTGCAGGCCGGGGCCAAACAGAATTGAACCACTTAAGTGGTAGATGGCATTCACACCTCCCTGGAGTCTGCTGACGACCTGGACGCTATCTGGAATCGTCACATCAGCATTACCCTGGCCTTGTGCGGAAGGCCGCTGTGGTTCGAAGGTTGAACATTGCGCAAAAACCCGTTCGGTGGGAGGGGCCCAGCGACTCAGGGTTTCGTGCAAAATTCCCATTGTTAGAACATTATTACCACTGATTTCCTTATCCTGCCGCCAGTGTAATTTTTTGCTGTAATCCCAGAAGGAGTCGTCTGCCCCCACGACGACGACTTCGCGTAGCTTTCCCAGATATTTTTGTGAGATCAGCTTGATGACTTCCTGGTTGTATTTTAAACCAAAGGGGCTAGGGACGATCTGTGCAATCAGATCCGGGCGGGCCTTAGAGACTTTCAGCATCTTTTGAGCTTCGTCCAGATTGCGTGCCATTCTGGCTTCGGTCAAAACGTGCTTGCCGGCTTCGAGGGCCATGCAGGTGATCTCACAATGCAGATTAGGCCAGGTCCCGATCATGACCGCATCGATTTCAGGGTCTTCAACCAGTTCCTGCCAATGGGCATAGGTCTGGGGAATACCATATTTTCGGGCGACTTTTTCCGTCGACTCTGGTGTGGAATTCACGACGCCGACGATTTCGACATCTTCAATTGCTTGAAATCCCGGAATATGGCGACTTTTCGTATTTGCCCCTGCACCAACAATTCCAATACGGATCGTTTTTTTTCCCATTAGTGTACGTCGTCCCGATATTCCAAGATGTTTTTCAGATAGAAAGATTGTGGCTGGCTTTTCGCATTTTCCCAGCCAGTTTCAGCGTATCCGACGATTCTAACGAGCAGAATTCTGGAGGACCATTCACACAAAACAAACAATTACAGGTTCCCCAAATTCTCATTGGAAATTTGTTGTTTTGTACCTGATTTAACACAATCGAACCCGAATGGTACTGTTTTTGTGTATATCAGGCTGCTGATTTCTGCTGAGTTTCGGGCTGTATCTTGCTCACAATAGATTCGGCAGCCTGAGCTGAAGCACCGGGAATCACTGTTTCATTGTAGAGTGAGATGAGTTTATTACGGGCTCGTTCCAGTGAGAGCGGTGTTGTGAGCCAGTCGTTAAAAATCGCCGAGATTTTGGCGACATCTTTTTCCGGTGACCCGACAGAGGGGAATTCCGGCATCAACTCTCGATCCGCAATCAGGTTCGGGAGCGACATGTATTTGCAGGTAATCAGCAGATGGGCCAGGAAATACATCCCCCAGTGGCTGCGGTAAAGTACGACCGCCGGGGTTTTTCTTGCCAGCAGTTCCAGGCTGACCGAGCCTGAAACCATCAGGCAGCAGTCAGCCGCTTCAATGATTTCTGACGTCTTATTCAAATAGAGTTGGATTGGCAGGTCCGTGGCCTGTTCTTCTGTAATCAGATTTTGACAGAGTTCAAAATGGGCCTGTTTATAACAGGCAACAGGGAATGTGGCATCGGGAAACTGATCTGACAGTTGACGCACCACCTGCAGCATGACGGGAAAATTACGGGAGAGCTCACTTGTTCGTGAACCGGGTAAAATGCCGATGGTTTTCTTTTGGGGCTGCTTGAGTTCACTGAGAACATTCTGGTCTAATGTTTTGGAAATGACTTCATCAAAGAACGGATGGCCAATGTAATCAACTTTGACGCCCCGTGACTCGTACCATTGCTTTTCAAATTTTAAACCGGAGAGGACGTAGTCCACATTTTTACGAACGCGTCGAATTCTCCAGGGCGCCCAGGCCCAGAGTTGGGGGGGGAGATAATAAAATACGGGAATGCCCAGCGTTTTTGCTTTCTTGGCGACCCACCAGTTGAAGCCGGGGAAATCGACAAGGACGACTGCGTCGGGGCGTTCTGATTCGAGATACTGTCCTACCTGCTTGATCAGTTGAATGAA
This window of the Gimesia fumaroli genome carries:
- a CDS encoding 3'(2'),5'-bisphosphate nucleotidase — protein: MTTPFQRELEIALSAVKQASQICRSVQAAITDEVLEKKDKSPVTIADFSSQAVICRALNEAFPQDPIIGEEDAAELHLEENHEFLEKIVAELNKAEIPETSPENVCRWIDHGGAKEYSSRFWTLDPIDGTKGFLRKEQYAVSLALIVDGKIVLGILGCPNMPFPIDETVTGTLYYTVADQGAFAIPLNQDDQEQAAFPIRVTTTDDFSQSRFCESVESGHSSHGHSQQVAEKLDIEKEPRRLDSQAKYAVVAQGNADIYMRLPTRVGYREKIWDHAAGVLLVQEAGGTVTDITGKPLEFDQGYELKNNQGVIVTNGPLHPELIQTLGELAINE
- the lpxB gene encoding lipid-A-disaccharide synthase, which codes for MHLFFSVGEPSGDQHTAHLIEEIRQRCPDTRFSAFGGPEMQEAGCHLEVCLTDYAVMGILNVLPLIFKFIQLIKQVGQYLESERPDAVVLVDFPGFNWWVAKKAKTLGIPVFYYLPPQLWAWAPWRIRRVRKNVDYVLSGLKFEKQWYESRGVKVDYIGHPFFDEVISKTLDQNVLSELKQPQKKTIGILPGSRTSELSRNFPVMLQVVRQLSDQFPDATFPVACYKQAHFELCQNLITEEQATDLPIQLYLNKTSEIIEAADCCLMVSGSVSLELLARKTPAVVLYRSHWGMYFLAHLLITCKYMSLPNLIADRELMPEFPSVGSPEKDVAKISAIFNDWLTTPLSLERARNKLISLYNETVIPGASAQAAESIVSKIQPETQQKSAA
- a CDS encoding SLC13 family permease; amino-acid sequence: MDWQIVVTFLVLGGVIGSLTFLRAGADTILMGGLTILVITDVVEAKDAVAGFANEGLIAVAFLFVVSEGIRQTGGFAFTGQQLLGRPKSLTDAQSRVMLPSAVLSAFLNNTPVVAMMMPVISDWAKKMRISVSHLMLPLSYSAILGGLCTLVGTSTTLVVDGLLQEHDNHPGLSMFEIAWVGVPVMIAGLIYLLVFSRWLLPERKPAITPMDDPREYTVEMVVEPGCPLIGKTIEQAGLRHLPGMYLMEIDRQDNVIAAVSSNERLAANDQLVFVGVVESVIDLQKIPGLKPATDQLFKLSGPRSERCLIEAVVSDSFRFINMSIRTAKFRSNYNAAVIAVARNGQRINKKIGDIELQRGDTLLIEAHPSFIDQQRNSREFFLVSQVEDSTPPRHERAWIARTILLAMIVMVAFFNVKMIVAAMVAAGLMTATRCCSATEAKRSIDWGVLITIAAGLGIGKAIENSGAADLIASSFIGVANNKPLIVLAILSLITLIFTNLITAKATATLIFPITVAAAASLDVNLMPFVITLIISAAACFATPIGYQTNMMVFGPGGYKYADYLRIGGPLTLIVWILTVIIVPLAWPFHP
- a CDS encoding Gfo/Idh/MocA family protein, with product MGKKTIRIGIVGAGANTKSRHIPGFQAIEDVEIVGVVNSTPESTEKVARKYGIPQTYAHWQELVEDPEIDAVMIGTWPNLHCEITCMALEAGKHVLTEARMARNLDEAQKMLKVSKARPDLIAQIVPSPFGLKYNQEVIKLISQKYLGKLREVVVVGADDSFWDYSKKLHWRQDKEISGNNVLTMGILHETLSRWAPPTERVFAQCSTFEPQRPSAQGQGNADVTIPDSVQVVSRLQGGVNAIYHLSGSILFGPGLQIHLYGSHGTIKVHFTPEEKIFVGHMGEDELKELHIPKEEEGGWRVEAEFIGAIRGEEIVHHTDFATGVKYMEFTEAVALSCEKSEPVTLPL